In Aedes albopictus strain Foshan chromosome 3, AalbF5, whole genome shotgun sequence, the genomic window AAACTATTCAGATAACAAATTCTGAAATAGATTTTACTCAGTGGAGGTAGTGATATTTTACGTGCGCTTTAAGATTTATAGCGAAACATTTGTTTTTACTTCTCCATAAATCAAGCGCCACTCAGTCGAATTTAAAATGCAACATGAAACTACCAAATATTAACGCTTAatgaagaaatattttaaaaccacTCGAAAAAGCAATATGGCAGTTTGCTAAGGCTTACAGtgctgttaatttttttttttgaacaatttcaatcAAAAATTTAATTGAACCTCTGACTTAAATTATCATGATTTTTACGCCATTTAGGTGATGTAAATATTATGATATTAACAAAACTGAAGCATGTAATttcgtttttaagaaaaatcggAAAATCGGGGGAAATGAAAATAtgaatttgtttcaaatttttattcACGCTATAACTTATATGCATAAGCATTACCGGCACTGTAGTCTGCTTGGTAATTCGTATTCGCACCAGCAAATCCAACAATCAATTGTTGAGAGGTTTTAAATTACGTTTATAATACGTCTTGGTAGCATTTATTCAGCATACGCACATCAAACGTTtctttgtttgttttattgcattcATTATAACACTAAAATAACTATATTATAACTTATTCTCCTGTAAGGCCAACtctgccaaatgtcaaaatgttgttgtcatttgtttttgttttgtttatggcCCTCGGAATTTCAAGAATAAATTTCGTGATTATCGCCAATTTACCCGATCTACGCGTCCGAAACAATCTATTATTAGACGGATTCCGCGAGTGCTTACTTAAATCCATGCGGAAGAAGATAATGGTGAAGACAGTGTCATAGTGCAATTCACTTGCGCCGGCGGAATATTTTGCACAGTCAACAGCTTTTCTCAGTGCTAGAAGTTGTAAAGTGGAAGAAAGAGTCACACTAGGAAACTGAGAAATCTGTATGATGTGGATGTAACTAGAAGGTGCGCTGGTAGATCATGGAATTCCGAAAGTTTATACTGGTGCAACGCCGAATTGGTCTACCGATTTGGCCTAGCGGGTGGAGCGTGATGCTTAGCACACCCCCGATATAATGAATGCGGAAGCTATCTGGAATTGATATTTATTGCGAAATTTTGTGGAACTATGAATAGTATGTCGGACTGGGTTATTTGTGAGGCGATTGATTAATAATctcattttcaaatcaaattcaaaatcattttcaaaaatcaaaaaaccttgtgttatgatggtgtgTTAATGTTATTTAATTGTATAATTAGTGCATTTTATGCATAGTAATACCGGCGAAAGGAAAAAAATGTATTCTTGTTGCTTGTTATCGGTCAACATAACTAGAGCTTGATAATAACTAAAGATGTTCAGTGAAACGCATATATAACACTAATAAAACATATTTGGAATTTgtaatttttaaagatattttctgtgttacttgggtaattatacctttttctaaaaattttgtgcagaatagcccaatcttttccattttttttccactgatacacaactagttgatcaacatacaatgaaaatttgagaatatttgatgcacttttcgaaaagttacagttaattcggcaccaacatttcaaaagggcgtaactgcattttgaaacaaaccactctttcacatctgtgggtcatatttaaagtttcccacgaaattcacaaacattactagacagagaaattgctcttctttcctatactggcggtgatttgcatggcggcattgaaatacgatccacagatgtgaaagaggggtttgttttaaaatgcagttacgcccttttgaaatgttggtgccgaattggacattttttgaaaagtgaaaattttgcctgtcccgatcatgttgtctatcccctgtattttcaTGAACATCAATAAATTTGTAAGTGTCTTCTAATTTAAATGTTATCACAAATATATTTATCAGGAGTGAAGTAATATGGAAGGGAAGAGTGGAATTGCCAACTTCTTATCTTCAACATATTGCGGAGCAAGGCAGAGTCCTTTCTCACTTATTGAGACATCCTTCTATATGGTGTAATGGCTGGATGAACAGCAGGCTTGAGGACATAATCATTTCATACATTAATGATTGAATGAAATCTGCAGTTCAGCTGGATCCACACATGTTGAAAGGACAGTCTATTGTCTAACGGCTGTGCCCTGCAACAATAAGTGATTACCTTTACATACATACATCAACAATACTAAACATATTCCAAATGTTTTCAGGCTGTTCGTAACTTAACTATGTTacgaagatttgatagaagaaccgcaATAAAAGGACcaaccatgcttcgagatagagcattttgaacatttacagTTGATTTCCGATACACTCTTTGTTATTGTTAGAACTAGTTAATCACGGATCAAATAAGCATATAAACTGAGATCATGCTGAAACTGTTCTCTCTATTATTCTCCAGTCTAAAGGATGAGGATTCACTCTGCCCCTGATCTCTAGATGTTTGCAAATAAATGTgcatattattactttattatagccGTTTAAAAATTGTTTTCGGTAGGAGCTAATCAGTAGTTTCGCATGTTTTGCTTCATATTGTGATTAGAAGGTTGTTACACTGTTTCACAAACACGAAGCACGTCGCACGTCGTTTCAGCACGAGATAGGACAATTGACTGGTAGATTCGAATACGCTTTGGTTTTTTCATTCGCAAATTTTAGTTCGCAGAGGGATGATTACTTGTATTGAACATAGAAACAGTATATTGCATAAAccagagcccatatagccgatgtggtaagcgcacgggaattaagcatgaccatgctgaaagtGATAGGTTCGATTCCCGAAACATTTCGTTAAACAAATTTCCTTGTCTTCGTTgtccatagagtatcttcgtgtccaCACAGTCAAAAATTTTtacgagttcgctgtaacaaaatgacctccattgCTTTCCgcatttttttcaccaattccCCATCGAATTGTGAAtctacaggttgtctgcagtatggcagccaattaaacgccccataataaattaaaaagtttccataaataatctgaaaattgccaataaataaataggggtggaagcaataataaactataaatgtttcggccttctgccgcctcagttcctcaatcctctatgcggcttcaccGCATGACACGACCAGTACTTTTACTTTGTTCGTTTTTctaatttattgctaaatttccaattgcttttttgatgctcTTCTATTgggaattttttaattatttatggaatattcaggtttattttggaaaatttgaacattttggtggaaaaaatgtagttatttattgaaattattgaattatttgtggaaattccgacattttttattgctcaaaatcaattatttatggataatgttgatttatttatgcacttttaatagttatttatgtaactagttgcaaaaagttgatttttttagcacgagacgtacatttatccaacgaggcttgccgagttgaataaatacgaaaagtgctgaaaaatcgagttttgcaacgagttccatacaaaattttatgcaatgtttttttttttttcataatgcaactcatttgagttgcataatgttcataatgcaactcaaaccagttgaattatgaacattatacaattatttttcattatgcaactcatttcagttgcataatgaaccagttcgaaaaaatcggccattatgataccaaaatgagttagataaaatacaaattatgatactgaattgcataaatttgtttatggaaattttgtgatTAATTATTGCTCCCACTCCTAcctctttattggcaatttctgattttgttatggaaaatgatcgtttttatgagtcgtttatattttggcctctgcagtatggagcttgctcaCAATTTTACGCGCAAGAGTTTCTTATatgtaaaattgaatgaaatgaaatgaaaatttaaacgttctaatatttacgtcaagtgtagttttcagaatttctttcttcgGTCATTGCTAGAGAGAAGAAACcttcagttgataactgtggtgctcgtagaacattaagctgaaaagcaggctttgacccagttgggacgttacgcaaaGATGAATGAGAAAAGGAATAGACTTGTGGAAGGGAAAACCAAACGAACTTCCCGCTCATGAATAGCTATGTTGTAAGTAAATCACGCTGATACGATGTGTTTTTATAAATCGAAAAAAGTTATTATTCTATATTTGGAGGCAGCTTTCGACTGAGGTATCTGGACACCTGGtaggattttcggcgtggcagtcgaaattgcaatcaaacgatcagatattctccttcatccgacgtttcgatgtgtattacattttcttcagggaattaggggtgttaatcgctttcgttttgaaaggctttgtggaagcataatccgtccgAAAAACTTCGTACTTCTGCGAACCGAATTCGGGAAAAACATAACTAGTGTTGAAGAAGTCGATTCCAacgtttttttaaatagtttttcggacggattatgcttccacaaagcctttcaaaacgaaagcgattaacacccctaattccctgaagaagatgtaatacacatcggaacgtcggatgaaggagaatatctgatcgtttgattgcaattgcgactgccacgccgaaaatcctcccaggtgttAATATTCTAGCAGAACCCGAACCAATAATCGAATTTTTGAACCACGACCTTAATATCTTAACCAATTTGGTGAAGGCATCTAAAACtcgatttcttcagttttttataCCGTTAAATTaattggatttttttcggaaaagggATTATTGAATGTCACGACTTTGATTGTCTCAAATATATTTTTGCATTCGATACCACAGCAAATTAAGGTCAATCAACATCAACTTTCATCCCCTCCAATTCAGACGCGACGTCTAACAATATACTTAACATGCCGCTTAACCAGATTATCTTGAGTATACTTCGGAGGCAGATACCCATTATCAACCGCCTGCTGGTCTTTGACGATTGATGTCTCAACTTCCGGAACCTTCTCCACCACAATCGGTGCTCCGTATTCCAGCTGGACCTTTGGTTTCTCGTAGTGATACGGTCCCTGGTAATCCTGATGTGTTTCCGTCAGCTGAACACGTTGCACATTGTCTTCAACCGCCACCGGCAGGACTTCGATGGCTTCCACGATTTCAACGCCATCGTTAGCCAGTCCGAACGCAACGGCGGCCGGTTCTTCCACGTGAACATCCTCGGAGTTCAGCTCCAGGGTGCTGGGTTCATGTTCCGCCAGGATGTCGTATGGGCGTGCCTCCGGGAGATGATGTTCCGCGAGGATGTCGTACGGACGAGCTTCCTGGTGGTGCACTTCCTCGATGTGGTGATGGTGAACCAAGGGAACGGGTTGGTATAGAAGTTCGCTAACATCAGCGAAAGCTAGAAGATTAATCGAGTGAAATTATTCTTCGGGGCTACAACTTTATCAAGAAGTCCTTACCCGTGGCAACGCAAAGAAACGCAATTACGAAACTCTTCATTTTATTATTGCAGAATGATCCAGAAGATGGAACACCAAAGCTATTGGAAGGGGATGACACCTGAACCTGAACTGATTTCAACTGCAGATATTCTGCTCTATATATAGTTGTACACTTTGCAAAATTTGCAAATGATGAATCATAGCCGATAGCTCATTTTCCGTTGAATCTTCTACGGATTAGCAAATATTAGAACAAAACGATGGAATATAATCAAGCCAACTTCGTTGGACCGACGAGACAGTTCGTCGGAAACTTAGATTTCGCTTTAGATTTTTTCGCTTGAGATGGCTTTCGATTTGTTTGGATTGCATTAAAATTCTTGGGAGGTGTGTGCTTGTCTGCCGGTTGTCCTTTTTTGAAGGCTAGACTGACCAAACAAAGGTGTGTGGCACATGCTGGTAATTGAAGAAGCTTTCTATGCTTAGGGGTGATCGGGGCAATATGGGCCACCTAAGGAAATCGTTCTGAAATGCACAGAAAAActcaataaataattatttttatgtAATTGAACCATGCTTAGGAGTGTTTCCCTTCATATTGCGTCGATAAATTATGAAAACAACTTTTTGTTAATTGTTGCGAAATACTTTTGGAAACCATTGATTTTCATGTGTTTCCCAGCTatacggggcaatatgagccatcatttaaaactttttttgtttttttggacAATGTTTCGTAAGGAGTgagaaatagaaaaatatgacTATTTAACAGCAATTCAGTGTACTTTATACAAATTCTATTGTTttcgtttcaaaataaaaaaaaacataagcagATTTCATCGGATTTTACTATTAAACGCAATATTTCATTCAACATAGGCACATGTTTCCATCACAGCCATGAATCCAAGAATAGCAACAATGGCATTGGTTCCATCTCTCACATTCTGCAGATGAACGGGCTAAGGGAGACACAGTAAGGGAGCACTTACAAATTACGTagcatttttggccaattttctaTACTCCCTCCCCACTCGTAATTTGTATTCCCATACTTAATACATGGCTCACAGCAATATCAAGAACTCCCCCCTTCCCCtccaatgctacgtcatttatgaacggTTCCTAAAATAACCTTCCTTGGCCATTGCCAAAGAGGATATCGCTCCAAGCGAAGACCGCAAATATCCGGTTTCATTGAACTTTTCAGATTAGGATGTGATCTGTAGTGGCGCCTGTGTCTTGGAGGTGTGCAGGCTGCTATGTGACCAATTTTTTCGTTCCGATCGCCGCTTGTAACCTCACACCAGTAATGAACCATGTTTCTGCAGATAATGTTCATGTTTTGACAGCaaaattttgaggttaggttacaAAATAAAACCGATCATGTTGGTCCGAGCAGGTATGACCATATTGCCCCGTAGAGACTAGTTTCGGAAAATTCTTGTTTTATTGTAATTTCAGTTTCGAAAAAATGCAGACTTGTTCACAAACTGCTCAGTAATAGTAGGAGTATCAACTGTAATGGAATATTTACCTGGGTAGTAGGGAGTTATCAGTTAAAAGCTTATTTTGGAGTTTTAAATCTTATAACATTTTTGCGTTCGtagcaaaaaattacattttcattAATATTTGCATTTCAGAATCGAATTTTGGTACGGTTTTTACAGTGAGACATGATTGAAGCATTCTATAAAAGATCCTTAGGCTTTGAACAGAACAAAACTTGATAATTAGGCCAAATTCAgggtggctcatattgccccgtatGGTCATATTGCCCCTACTACCCCTACTCAAGTAAAGAAGATCACGTGGTTACAGTGTGAAAGCTTATTGAAAAACTATCACATTTTTCGTTGTATCAGAAGAATCATTACCGATATAACACTGATCGACTGATTGTCTGATTAACAGAATAGTTATAGGTTGAATTGACTAAGCTTTGCAAACTAGAAAGCCTTGGGACAAAAAAATACtatcttaataaaaaaaaatggtagcGCTTTATGACATCGTTCACCAAACACGATAAAAAAACATCACAATACTCTACCGACCACATTCATTCAATGGTACATCGATGAACTTCGATCCCAATGATTTGAATCTCAATAACTACACGCGAAGGGAAAAGCTCGCTGCATAATTTATTTTGTACAAGAAGCAGAAGGTCAATGGGGTAGTGCAGGTTTAGCTGCGTCGATGTTGGTTTACGTGATTTATGAATAGTTCTAATGTATAAAACTAGAAGGACGCTTTCATCACATTCTCAAACTGTTCACTGGAGAAGAAATGATTCAGTTCTTGTCAAACACTCCACCTATCCACATAACGGTTTACAACACATTTGATATTTGGTAAGCCGCAACCAGGTGATCAACGTGCTCTATTCAATCTGAATAATAAAATTATTCCAACTAACAAATGAcaaataaataactattttatttcatattataactttttattgagtctcgaccaaccttcaaatagggcctatgaaaaaatggaacacatgcaaataaaaaaatatattactgAAACGGCTTGTTAGATcagaaaggtgtcttcagcaaagttgtgggTTAATATATGGCggatctcagaaaaat contains:
- the LOC109411437 gene encoding uncharacterized protein LOC109411437 — protein: MKSFVIAFLCVATAFADVSELLYQPVPLVHHHHIEEVHHQEARPYDILAEHHLPEARPYDILAEHEPSTLELNSEDVHVEEPAAVAFGLANDGVEIVEAIEVLPVAVEDNVQRVQLTETHQDYQGPYHYEKPKVQLEYGAPIVVEKVPEVETSIVKDQQAVDNGYLPPKYTQDNLVKRHVKYIVRRRV